From a single Streptomyces rubradiris genomic region:
- a CDS encoding sugar phosphate isomerase/epimerase family protein encodes MAQTLDRIRVGSAPDSWGVWFPDDPHQIPWHRFLDEVSEAGYDWIELGPYGYLPTDPARLADELARRHLNVSAGTVFTALHRGPAVWEETWAHVGRVAELTRAMGARHLVVIPSFWRDDKTAEILEPPELTPEQWTHLTRGMERLGHLVRETYGLDIVVHPHADTHLDTEAHVTRFLDATDSRLVSLCLDTGHYAYCGGDSVKLIETYGERVGYLHLKQVDPDILAEVVAQGLPFGPAVRRGVMCEPPAGVPDLAPVLRAAQGLGVDLFAIVEQDMYPCEPDRPLPIAVRTRRFLRSCGA; translated from the coding sequence ATGGCCCAGACCCTCGACCGCATCCGGGTCGGCTCCGCCCCCGACTCCTGGGGCGTCTGGTTCCCCGACGACCCGCACCAGATCCCCTGGCACCGCTTCCTCGACGAGGTGTCCGAGGCGGGCTACGACTGGATCGAACTCGGCCCCTACGGCTACCTCCCCACCGACCCGGCCCGGCTCGCCGACGAACTGGCCCGGCGGCACCTGAACGTCTCGGCGGGCACGGTCTTCACCGCCCTGCACCGCGGACCGGCCGTCTGGGAGGAGACCTGGGCCCACGTCGGCCGGGTCGCCGAGCTCACCCGGGCCATGGGTGCCCGGCACCTGGTGGTGATCCCCTCCTTCTGGCGCGACGACAAGACCGCCGAGATCCTGGAGCCGCCCGAGCTGACCCCCGAGCAGTGGACCCACCTGACCCGGGGCATGGAACGGCTCGGCCACCTGGTCAGGGAGACCTACGGCCTGGACATCGTCGTCCACCCGCACGCCGACACCCACCTCGACACCGAGGCCCACGTCACCCGCTTCCTGGACGCCACCGACAGCCGGCTGGTGAGCCTCTGCCTGGACACCGGGCACTACGCCTACTGCGGCGGCGACAGCGTCAAGCTGATCGAGACCTACGGCGAGCGTGTCGGCTATCTGCACCTCAAGCAGGTCGACCCAGACATTCTCGCCGAAGTCGTCGCCCAGGGGCTGCCGTTCGGGCCCGCCGTGCGGCGCGGGGTGATGTGCGAACCGCCCGCCGGGGTGCCGGACCTGGCGCCGGTGCTGCGGGCGGCACAGGGACTGGGCGTGGACCTGTTCGCGATCGTCGAGCAGGACATGTACCCGTGCGAGCCGGACCGGCCGCTGCCGATCGCCGTCCGCACCCGGCGCTTCCTGCGCTCCTGCGGCGCCTGA
- a CDS encoding carbohydrate ABC transporter permease: protein MTTQFTSAPPTAEATRKARRRPEDSYAARGTRPGFLWALPATLFFTLFAIAPLIMVAVLSFMSWNGLGSPEFVGTDNWKRILDDPVMIRSIWLTLLLTALGVVLQTPLSIVLGVWAAGHQRNRAVLSAVYFIPLLLSATAVSVLWRALLDPNFGIPARMTWLFGDGNLFGEQATAIGVLAFVSTWQFTPFHTLIYQGAARAIPPVLYQAAEIDGAGRFRQFFHITLPQLRNSVVTSMILMIVGGLTTFETVLILTQGGPGTDTTISAYYMYQKAFKGFDFGAGAAIALCLVIAATIVSLIVVRVSGYDKMRSDMEGVS from the coding sequence ATGACCACACAGTTCACGAGCGCCCCGCCCACCGCCGAGGCCACCCGTAAGGCCCGGCGGCGGCCGGAGGACTCCTACGCCGCCCGCGGCACCCGCCCCGGCTTCCTCTGGGCGCTGCCCGCCACCCTGTTCTTCACCCTCTTCGCCATCGCACCACTGATCATGGTCGCGGTGCTGTCCTTCATGAGCTGGAACGGCCTGGGATCACCCGAGTTCGTCGGCACCGACAACTGGAAGCGGATCCTCGACGACCCGGTCATGATCCGCAGCATCTGGCTCACCCTGCTGCTCACCGCCCTCGGCGTGGTCCTCCAGACCCCGCTGAGCATCGTCCTCGGCGTCTGGGCCGCCGGACACCAGCGCAACCGGGCCGTCCTGTCGGCGGTCTACTTCATCCCGCTGCTGCTGTCCGCCACCGCCGTGTCGGTGCTCTGGCGGGCGCTGCTCGACCCGAACTTCGGCATCCCCGCGCGGATGACCTGGCTGTTCGGCGACGGCAACCTGTTCGGCGAGCAGGCCACCGCCATCGGTGTCCTCGCCTTCGTCAGCACCTGGCAGTTCACCCCGTTCCACACGCTCATCTACCAGGGCGCCGCCCGCGCCATCCCGCCGGTGCTGTACCAGGCGGCGGAGATCGACGGCGCCGGGCGCTTCCGCCAGTTCTTCCACATCACCCTGCCGCAGCTGCGCAACTCGGTCGTCACCTCGATGATCCTGATGATCGTCGGCGGGCTCACCACCTTCGAGACCGTGCTGATCCTCACCCAGGGCGGACCGGGCACCGACACCACCATCAGCGCCTACTACATGTACCAAAAGGCCTTCAAGGGCTTCGACTTCGGAGCCGGCGCGGCCATCGCCCTGTGCCTGGTCATCGCCGCCACCATTGTCTCGCTGATCGTGGTCCGCGTCTCCGGCTACGACAAGATGCGCAGCGACATGGAAGGGGTGTCATGA
- a CDS encoding cellulase family glycosylhydrolase produces the protein MLTAGAAVAALLAPATAHAEEAGPGIPPLTDGQGRVLTLRGWNIEDKTHRGEQALSAITERHLRELRAHGFGFARLLVFWDDLEPRPGQYSERYLRKIERVLDWAERQDVRVVLDAHQDVFGPAFGHRGIPEWATRTDGLPFTPHPDDWFAEYFEPAVQRAFTHLYEDDDLRRAQARMWRTLATRFAGHPAVLGYDLINEPMGEPRPGEDLPAAARRIEREQLTPMYNRLADAVRPADRDAWLFVEPTPVVGEGVPTGLGRVRDPRVVYAPHFYDTAMEAGADYDPGAGWIEAYERAVTAYPKRYGVPVVVGEWGPPDSSLPHMNRFYRDAMASLGRYASGWAGYVWCYGGGYCALDGTGAFRVNKELTVEPYAEAVAGTVRSAAYDAGAGEYRLVYRAAAHGSRLSVLSVPPGAWRIRAEGGADVVRRTAGRAWVRAAPGELVTVTVTRG, from the coding sequence ATGCTGACGGCGGGCGCGGCCGTCGCCGCGCTGCTGGCCCCCGCCACCGCCCACGCCGAGGAGGCCGGGCCGGGCATCCCCCCGCTCACCGACGGGCAGGGGCGGGTGCTCACCCTGCGCGGCTGGAACATCGAGGACAAGACGCACCGGGGCGAGCAGGCCCTGAGCGCGATCACCGAACGCCATCTGCGCGAACTGCGCGCCCATGGCTTCGGCTTCGCCCGGCTGCTGGTCTTCTGGGACGACCTGGAGCCCCGGCCCGGGCAGTACAGCGAGAGGTACCTGCGCAAGATCGAGCGCGTCCTGGACTGGGCCGAGCGCCAGGACGTGCGGGTCGTCCTCGACGCCCACCAGGACGTCTTCGGGCCCGCCTTCGGCCACCGGGGCATACCCGAGTGGGCGACCAGGACCGACGGGCTGCCGTTCACCCCACACCCGGACGACTGGTTCGCCGAGTACTTCGAGCCCGCCGTGCAGCGCGCCTTCACCCACCTCTACGAGGACGACGACCTCAGGCGCGCCCAGGCCCGGATGTGGCGCACGCTCGCCACCCGCTTCGCCGGCCATCCCGCGGTACTCGGCTACGACCTGATCAACGAGCCCATGGGCGAGCCGCGGCCCGGGGAGGACCTGCCGGCGGCCGCGCGCCGCATCGAACGCGAACAGCTCACCCCGATGTACAACCGGCTGGCCGACGCCGTCCGCCCGGCCGACCGGGACGCCTGGCTGTTCGTCGAGCCGACCCCGGTCGTCGGGGAGGGCGTGCCGACGGGTCTCGGCCGGGTCCGTGATCCCCGGGTGGTGTACGCGCCGCACTTCTACGACACCGCGATGGAGGCGGGCGCCGACTACGACCCCGGGGCCGGCTGGATCGAGGCGTACGAGCGGGCCGTGACCGCGTACCCGAAGCGGTACGGGGTGCCGGTGGTGGTCGGCGAGTGGGGCCCGCCGGACAGCTCGCTGCCGCACATGAACCGCTTCTACCGGGACGCCATGGCCTCGCTCGGGCGCTACGCCTCCGGCTGGGCGGGCTATGTGTGGTGCTACGGCGGCGGGTACTGCGCGCTCGACGGGACGGGCGCGTTCCGCGTCAACAAGGAGCTCACCGTGGAGCCGTACGCCGAGGCCGTCGCGGGTACGGTGCGCTCCGCCGCCTACGACGCCGGGGCGGGCGAGTACCGGCTGGTCTACCGCGCGGCAGCGCACGGTTCCCGGCTGAGCGTGCTGTCCGTGCCGCCCGGTGCCTGGCGGATCAGGGCCGAGGGCGGGGCGGACGTCGTACGGCGGACGGCCGGCCGGGCCTGGGTCCGGGCGGCCCCGGGCGAGCTGGTGACCGTGACGGTGACGCGCGGGTGA
- a CDS encoding glycoside hydrolase family 3 N-terminal domain-containing protein: protein MTANVAVETTPEVPVWNDPTQDIGTRVSALIDAMTLEEKTAQLYGVWVGASDEGGEVAPHQHDMEEAVDLDALLPAGLGQLTRPFGTAPVDPALGALSLLRTQSRITAANRFGIPALAHEECLAGFATWGATAYPVPLSWGATFDPDLIRRMAAAIGRDMRSVGVHQGLAPVLDVVRDARWGRVEETIGEDPYLVGSIGTAYVQGLGSAGVVATLKHFAGYSASRAGRNLAPVGMGPRERADVLLPPFEMAIVEGGADSVMHAYTDTDGIPSAADEDLLTGLLRDTWGFRGTVVADYFGIAFLKTLHGIAGDWAEAAAAALRAGVDVELPTVKTFGAPLAEALAEGRVPEALIDRALRRVLTQKARLGLLDAGWDPVPAALRGADLDDPGTLRGTVDLDTAENRELARTIAEEAVVLLANDGTLPLARPRRIALVGPNATVGTAVLGCYSFPQHVGVHHPGTPAGIDLPTLEDALRREFPGTELTVVQGTGVDDGDVFGIAEAVDTARRADVVVVALGDRAGLFGRGTSGEGCDAESLALPGAQQQLLDALLDTGTPVVTVLLAGRPYALGRAVDEAAAIVQSFFPGAEGTGAIAGVLSGRTNPSGRLPVSVPRDTGGQPATYLGARLAQASDVSSIDPTSAFAFGHGLSYTSFDWGELAVDRAEADTGGEFSLAFTVRNTGERAGTEVVQLYLHDPVASVVQPVQRLIGYTRVRLAAGEARRVRVTVPADLASFTGRDGRRVVEPGELHLRLAASSADARLTATVTLTGEERHVDHTRRFHARFEQETVGSADPAA, encoded by the coding sequence GTGACCGCCAACGTGGCCGTAGAGACCACCCCCGAAGTCCCCGTCTGGAACGACCCGACCCAGGACATCGGCACCCGCGTCTCCGCGCTGATCGACGCGATGACCCTGGAGGAGAAGACCGCCCAGCTGTACGGCGTGTGGGTCGGCGCGTCCGACGAGGGAGGTGAGGTCGCCCCGCACCAGCACGACATGGAGGAGGCCGTCGACCTCGACGCCCTGCTGCCCGCCGGACTGGGCCAGCTGACCCGCCCGTTCGGCACGGCACCGGTCGATCCCGCGCTCGGCGCGCTGTCCCTGCTGCGCACCCAGAGCCGGATCACCGCCGCCAACCGCTTCGGCATCCCGGCCCTGGCGCACGAGGAGTGCCTGGCCGGATTCGCCACCTGGGGCGCCACCGCCTACCCCGTCCCGCTGTCCTGGGGCGCCACCTTCGACCCCGACCTGATCCGCCGGATGGCCGCCGCCATCGGCCGCGACATGCGCTCCGTCGGCGTCCACCAGGGCCTCGCGCCCGTCCTGGACGTGGTGCGCGACGCCCGCTGGGGCCGTGTCGAGGAGACCATCGGCGAGGACCCCTACCTCGTCGGCAGCATCGGCACCGCCTACGTCCAGGGGCTGGGCTCGGCCGGTGTCGTCGCCACCCTGAAGCACTTCGCCGGCTACTCCGCCTCCCGCGCCGGCCGCAACCTGGCACCCGTCGGCATGGGCCCGCGCGAACGGGCCGACGTCCTGCTGCCGCCGTTCGAGATGGCCATCGTCGAGGGCGGAGCCGACTCCGTCATGCACGCCTACACCGACACCGACGGCATCCCCTCGGCGGCCGACGAGGACCTCCTCACCGGGCTGCTGCGCGACACCTGGGGCTTCAGGGGCACGGTCGTCGCCGACTACTTCGGCATCGCCTTCCTCAAGACCCTGCACGGGATCGCCGGGGACTGGGCCGAGGCCGCGGCGGCGGCCCTGCGCGCGGGCGTCGACGTGGAGCTGCCCACCGTGAAGACGTTCGGCGCGCCCCTCGCCGAGGCCCTCGCCGAGGGCCGGGTGCCGGAGGCGCTCATCGACCGCGCCCTGCGCCGGGTGCTCACCCAGAAGGCCCGGCTCGGCCTGCTCGACGCCGGCTGGGACCCGGTCCCGGCCGCGCTGCGCGGAGCCGACCTGGACGACCCCGGCACCCTGCGCGGCACCGTCGACCTGGACACCGCGGAGAACCGGGAACTGGCCCGGACCATCGCGGAGGAAGCCGTCGTCCTGCTGGCCAACGACGGCACCCTGCCCCTCGCCCGGCCCCGCCGCATCGCCCTGGTCGGGCCCAACGCCACCGTCGGCACGGCCGTGCTGGGCTGCTACTCCTTCCCCCAGCACGTCGGCGTGCACCACCCGGGAACCCCGGCCGGCATCGACCTGCCCACCCTGGAGGACGCCCTCCGGCGGGAGTTCCCCGGCACGGAACTCACCGTCGTCCAGGGCACCGGCGTGGACGACGGCGACGTCTTCGGCATCGCCGAGGCCGTCGACACCGCGCGCCGGGCCGACGTCGTCGTGGTGGCCCTCGGCGACCGCGCGGGCCTGTTCGGCCGCGGCACCAGCGGCGAGGGCTGCGACGCGGAGTCCCTGGCCCTGCCCGGCGCCCAGCAGCAACTGCTCGACGCGCTGCTCGACACCGGTACGCCCGTGGTGACGGTCCTCCTGGCCGGCCGGCCCTACGCCCTGGGCCGGGCCGTGGACGAGGCCGCCGCCATCGTGCAGTCCTTCTTCCCCGGGGCGGAGGGCACCGGCGCCATCGCGGGCGTGCTCAGCGGCCGGACCAACCCGTCCGGACGGCTGCCGGTCAGCGTGCCCCGCGACACCGGCGGCCAGCCCGCCACCTACCTCGGCGCACGGCTCGCCCAGGCCAGCGACGTCTCCAGCATCGACCCCACCTCCGCCTTCGCGTTCGGGCACGGGCTGTCCTACACGTCCTTCGACTGGGGCGAGCTGGCCGTCGACCGGGCGGAGGCGGACACCGGCGGCGAGTTCTCCCTCGCGTTCACCGTGCGCAACACGGGGGAGCGGGCCGGCACCGAGGTGGTCCAGCTGTATCTGCACGACCCCGTGGCCTCCGTCGTCCAGCCGGTGCAGCGGCTCATCGGCTACACCCGGGTGCGGCTCGCCGCGGGCGAGGCCCGCCGGGTACGCGTCACCGTGCCCGCCGACCTGGCCTCCTTCACCGGCCGCGACGGCCGCCGGGTGGTCGAACCGGGCGAGCTGCACCTGCGTCTGGCGGCGTCCAGCGCGGACGCCCGGCTGACCGCGACGGTGACCCTGACCGGCGAGGAACGCCACGTGGACCACACCCGCCGGTTCCACGCGCGGTTCGAGCAGGAGACGGTAGGGTCGGCCGACCCCGCCGCCTGA
- a CDS encoding Gfo/Idh/MocA family oxidoreductase: MRIGILGLGRIGSFHAETLFGLDAVESLVVTDPFADAAERAAERFGAEVAPSPRALLASGVDGIVVAAATDAHPALIRAGVEAGVPVFCEKPVARTMREGVELLDVVRGGGVPVQIGYHRRFDAGFAAARAAVRAGELGALHTVRSTTLDPEPPPAAYVAASGGIFRDCSVHDFDSIRWVTGREVTEVYAVGGNRGAGHIAAAGDADTTGALLTLDDGTVAMVSNSRHNRRGYDVRMELHGFADSLAVGLDDRLALRSAEPGADFPSGTPHTFFMDRFAAAYRAELAAFTEVVAGTRTSPCTVEDALEAGWIAEACTLSLREHRPVTLAEVRSA; encoded by the coding sequence ATGCGTATCGGAATCCTCGGTCTCGGCCGTATCGGCTCCTTCCACGCCGAGACCCTCTTCGGGCTCGACGCCGTCGAATCGCTCGTCGTCACCGACCCGTTCGCGGACGCGGCCGAGCGGGCGGCCGAGCGGTTCGGCGCCGAGGTGGCCCCGTCGCCGCGGGCACTGCTGGCCTCCGGGGTGGACGGCATCGTGGTGGCGGCGGCCACCGACGCCCACCCCGCGCTGATCCGGGCCGGTGTCGAGGCCGGTGTCCCCGTCTTCTGCGAGAAGCCCGTCGCCCGGACGATGCGCGAGGGCGTCGAGCTCCTGGACGTCGTGCGGGGCGGGGGCGTGCCGGTCCAGATCGGCTACCACCGGCGTTTCGACGCGGGGTTCGCCGCCGCCCGGGCCGCCGTACGGGCCGGTGAGCTGGGCGCGCTGCACACCGTGCGGTCCACGACGCTGGACCCGGAGCCGCCGCCGGCCGCGTACGTCGCCGCGTCCGGCGGCATCTTCCGGGACTGTTCCGTGCACGACTTCGACAGCATCCGCTGGGTGACGGGCCGTGAGGTCACGGAGGTGTACGCGGTGGGCGGCAACCGCGGCGCCGGTCACATCGCGGCGGCCGGCGACGCCGACACCACCGGCGCGCTGCTCACCCTGGACGACGGCACGGTCGCGATGGTGTCCAACTCCCGGCACAACCGGCGGGGTTACGACGTGCGCATGGAACTGCACGGCTTCGCCGACTCGCTCGCCGTGGGCCTGGACGACCGGCTCGCGCTGCGCTCGGCCGAGCCCGGCGCGGACTTCCCCTCGGGCACTCCGCACACCTTCTTCATGGACCGGTTCGCCGCCGCCTATCGCGCCGAACTCGCCGCGTTCACCGAGGTGGTGGCCGGTACCCGGACCTCCCCCTGCACCGTGGAGGACGCCCTGGAGGCGGGCTGGATCGCCGAGGCGTGCACCCTGTCCCTACGCGAGCACCGGCCGGTGACGCTCGCGGAGGTGCGGTCGGCCTGA
- a CDS encoding Gfo/Idh/MocA family protein translates to MVDALGVAVIGFGWMGRVHTRAYARLPHHYPDLPLRPRLVTVADEVAGRAEEAAERFGFACATRDWREVAADPRVQAVSVTAPNFLHREIGVTLAKAGKHLWIEKPVGLSAADARAVADAVARAGVQGTVGFNYRNAPAVEAARELIVSGGIGTVTHVRVRLFSDYAADPDTALTWRYERRRGGSGVLGDLASHGVDLARFLCGEIASLAADTAVFVPERARTGGATAGHALAPGGEPGPVENEDYVGCLLRFASGARGVLEACRVSVGEQNAYGFEVHGSRGAVFWDFRRMNELGVCRGTGYRDQPVSTVHVGPGAGEFAAFQPGAANAMGYDDLKVIEAHRFVRSVAEGTPYGTTLADAVRGARALDAMARSARTGGWVSP, encoded by the coding sequence ATGGTGGATGCGCTGGGTGTCGCCGTCATCGGGTTCGGCTGGATGGGCCGTGTGCACACCCGGGCGTACGCGCGGCTCCCGCACCACTATCCGGATCTCCCGCTGCGCCCCCGGCTGGTCACGGTCGCCGACGAGGTCGCGGGGCGGGCCGAGGAGGCCGCCGAGCGGTTCGGGTTCGCCTGCGCGACCCGCGACTGGCGCGAGGTGGCCGCCGACCCGCGCGTCCAGGCCGTCAGCGTCACCGCGCCGAACTTCCTGCACCGGGAGATCGGTGTGACGCTGGCAAAGGCCGGCAAGCACCTGTGGATCGAGAAGCCGGTGGGCCTGAGCGCCGCCGACGCGCGCGCGGTCGCCGACGCGGTCGCACGGGCCGGTGTGCAGGGCACGGTCGGCTTCAACTACCGCAACGCGCCCGCCGTGGAGGCCGCCCGCGAGCTGATCGTCTCCGGCGGGATCGGCACGGTCACGCATGTGCGCGTCCGCCTCTTCAGCGACTACGCGGCGGACCCGGACACCGCTTTGACCTGGCGCTACGAGCGGCGGCGCGGGGGCAGCGGGGTGCTCGGCGACCTGGCCTCGCACGGCGTGGACCTGGCCCGCTTCCTGTGCGGCGAGATCGCCTCCCTCGCCGCGGACACCGCGGTCTTCGTCCCGGAGCGGGCCCGCACGGGCGGTGCGACGGCCGGGCACGCCCTGGCCCCGGGCGGCGAGCCGGGCCCGGTGGAGAACGAGGACTACGTCGGCTGTCTGCTCCGCTTCGCCTCCGGCGCCCGTGGGGTGCTGGAGGCCTGCCGGGTCTCGGTCGGCGAGCAGAACGCCTACGGCTTCGAGGTGCACGGCAGCCGGGGGGCGGTGTTCTGGGACTTCCGGAGGATGAACGAGCTGGGTGTGTGCCGCGGCACCGGCTACCGGGACCAGCCCGTGAGCACGGTCCACGTCGGCCCGGGCGCCGGTGAGTTCGCCGCGTTCCAGCCGGGCGCGGCCAACGCGATGGGCTACGACGACCTGAAGGTGATCGAGGCCCACCGCTTCGTACGGTCCGTCGCCGAGGGCACGCCGTACGGCACCACCCTCGCGGACGCGGTGCGCGGCGCGCGTGCGCTCGACGCGATGGCGCGGTCCGCGCGGACCGGCGGCTGGGTCAGCCCGTAG
- a CDS encoding ABC transporter substrate-binding protein codes for MSRMVAGGATLALAATLAACGSGSGGGSSNDGKIHVLVYGDSGNKIEKQIVDTFNKTSKVKAVLDTIPGADYQQKLQTIISTPQAPDIFFHWGGGSIKPFVKAGLLMPLDDFIKKDPNLDDKFLPTVYNSSVVDGKPYGIPMRGTQPVLLFSNKDVLDKAGVKQPGTWDELLDAVNKLKSSGVTPIALGGGDQWPTLMWFEYVYDRVAGPGLFEKALKGDKDAWASADSKKALGMLKQLVDAGAFGKNYDSVKYTNGSSPALVAQGKAGFELMGSWYYSQQQTDAKDFAAKGLGYGTFPTIPGGKGDASNVVGNTNNFYSVLKKTKHPEAVAEFLKLMYSDEFVKAQLSIGNLPTTTNTPQFLDESASPEYSRFQYDLVAKAKSFQLSWDQAYPQTAATPMHQAVQQFFNGQLDEDGFIQAMQALPTE; via the coding sequence ATGTCCAGAATGGTCGCGGGCGGCGCGACCCTCGCCCTGGCGGCGACCCTCGCCGCGTGCGGCAGCGGCAGCGGCGGCGGTTCCTCCAACGACGGCAAGATCCACGTGCTCGTCTACGGCGACTCCGGCAACAAGATCGAGAAGCAGATCGTCGACACCTTCAACAAGACCTCGAAGGTCAAGGCGGTCCTCGACACCATTCCCGGTGCCGACTACCAGCAGAAGCTGCAGACCATCATCAGCACACCCCAGGCGCCGGACATCTTCTTCCACTGGGGCGGCGGCAGCATCAAGCCCTTCGTCAAGGCGGGGCTGCTGATGCCGCTGGACGACTTCATCAAGAAGGACCCCAACCTCGACGACAAGTTCCTGCCCACCGTCTACAACAGCTCCGTCGTGGACGGAAAGCCGTACGGCATCCCCATGCGCGGCACCCAGCCGGTGCTGCTGTTCAGCAACAAGGACGTGCTCGACAAGGCGGGGGTGAAGCAGCCCGGGACCTGGGACGAACTGCTCGACGCCGTGAACAAGCTGAAGTCCTCGGGCGTCACCCCCATCGCCCTCGGCGGTGGCGACCAGTGGCCGACGCTGATGTGGTTCGAGTACGTCTACGACCGGGTCGCCGGCCCGGGGCTGTTCGAGAAGGCCCTCAAGGGTGACAAGGACGCCTGGGCGAGCGCGGACAGCAAGAAGGCGCTCGGCATGCTCAAGCAGCTGGTCGACGCGGGCGCGTTCGGCAAGAACTACGACTCGGTGAAGTACACCAACGGCTCCTCGCCCGCCCTGGTCGCGCAGGGCAAGGCCGGCTTTGAGCTGATGGGCTCCTGGTACTACTCGCAGCAGCAGACGGACGCCAAGGACTTCGCCGCCAAGGGCCTGGGCTACGGCACCTTCCCGACCATCCCCGGCGGCAAGGGCGACGCCTCGAACGTCGTCGGCAACACCAACAACTTCTACTCGGTGCTGAAGAAGACCAAGCACCCCGAGGCCGTCGCCGAGTTCCTGAAGCTCATGTACTCCGACGAGTTCGTCAAGGCCCAGTTGTCCATCGGCAACCTGCCCACCACCACCAACACCCCGCAGTTCCTGGACGAGTCGGCGAGCCCCGAGTACTCCCGCTTCCAGTACGACCTGGTGGCCAAGGCCAAGTCCTTCCAGCTGTCCTGGGACCAGGCCTACCCGCAGACCGCCGCCACCCCCATGCACCAGGCCGTTCAGCAGTTCTTCAACGGACAGCTCGACGAGGACGGCTTCATCCAGGCCATGCAGGCCCTCCCGACCGAATGA
- a CDS encoding cupin domain-containing protein, with protein sequence MTHSFALHIPDADLEPEPLDPAQIVSGHPEVTGKVVWESPDGRQIRGIWQITPGVVTDTEADELFVVISGSATIEVEDGPTLRVGPGDMAVLRAGDRTRWTVHETLRKAYAINL encoded by the coding sequence ATGACGCACAGCTTCGCGCTCCACATCCCCGACGCCGACCTCGAACCCGAGCCCCTGGACCCGGCACAGATCGTCTCCGGACACCCGGAGGTGACCGGGAAGGTCGTCTGGGAGTCGCCGGACGGGCGGCAGATCCGGGGGATCTGGCAGATCACCCCGGGCGTGGTCACGGACACGGAGGCCGACGAGCTGTTCGTGGTGATCAGCGGCTCGGCCACGATCGAGGTCGAGGACGGCCCGACGCTGCGGGTGGGGCCCGGCGACATGGCGGTACTGCGGGCGGGTGACCGTACGCGGTGGACGGTGCACGAGACGCTGCGCAAGGCGTACGCCATCAACCTCTGA
- a CDS encoding carbohydrate ABC transporter permease, whose amino-acid sequence MRRRPNYLAGAGSIVWLVVVGLPLYVMLAATLRTRQDYAKKGPVSFPDEFTLDNYTRAFDSGFGRYFVNTIVVTVCVVGVVLLLVPPLAYAIVRSRSRVTSQIFRLFLLGLAIPAQAVIVPMFYLISEAGLYDNLLGVILPTAAFCLPMSALILSGAMRDISPELFEAMTMDGASPRRMFFQLVVPLSRGGLSTIVVFSALQAWNGFLFPLVLTQSEETKLITLGLYNFQTAHGIDIPGLLGAVTLSMVPVLLVYLFARRALVQGLMGMGGK is encoded by the coding sequence ATGAGGCGCCGCCCCAACTACCTCGCCGGAGCCGGGTCGATCGTCTGGCTCGTCGTCGTCGGCCTGCCGCTGTACGTGATGCTCGCCGCGACCCTGCGCACCCGGCAGGACTACGCCAAGAAGGGCCCCGTGTCCTTCCCCGACGAGTTCACCCTCGACAACTACACCAGGGCGTTCGACTCGGGCTTCGGCCGGTACTTCGTCAACACCATCGTCGTCACCGTCTGCGTCGTCGGTGTGGTGCTGCTGCTCGTACCGCCGCTGGCCTACGCGATCGTCCGCAGCCGCTCCCGGGTCACCTCGCAGATCTTCCGGCTGTTCCTGCTGGGCCTCGCCATCCCCGCCCAGGCCGTGATCGTGCCGATGTTCTACCTGATCAGCGAGGCCGGGCTGTACGACAACCTGCTGGGCGTCATCCTGCCCACCGCCGCGTTCTGCCTGCCGATGTCGGCGCTCATCCTCAGCGGGGCCATGCGGGACATCTCCCCGGAGCTGTTCGAGGCCATGACCATGGACGGGGCGAGCCCGAGGCGGATGTTCTTCCAGCTCGTCGTGCCGCTCTCACGCGGCGGACTGTCCACGATCGTGGTGTTCTCCGCCCTCCAGGCCTGGAACGGCTTCCTGTTCCCGCTGGTCCTGACCCAGTCCGAAGAGACCAAGCTGATCACCCTGGGCCTGTACAACTTCCAGACCGCTCACGGAATCGACATCCCCGGCCTGCTGGGAGCCGTGACGCTGTCCATGGTGCCCGTCCTGCTCGTCTACCTGTTCGCCCGCCGTGCCCTGGTCCAGGGGCTGATGGGCATGGGAGGAAAGTGA